From one Mytilus edulis chromosome 1, xbMytEdul2.2, whole genome shotgun sequence genomic stretch:
- the LOC139485874 gene encoding uncharacterized protein, with the protein MANADCCHRPYYYHCWDCTAATPYCGYRPCNIFGCGCTCRTEPHGKSCYERGDRCRCYSDKRRRRSLSFEDMSANIKFAGLDINSDGLIEQFEFIKALEQMDITDNTTMFHHWSIMDEDKDGAITLEEFDKEN; encoded by the exons ATGGCGAATGCAGATTGCTGTCACAGACCTTATTACTACCATTGTTGGGACTGCACTGCGGCAACCCCGTACTGTGGATATCGTCCATGTAACATATTCGGCTGTGGATGCACTTGTCGTACAGAACCACATGGTAAATCCTGTTATGAACGTGGGGACCGATGTCGTTGTTACTCTGACAAACGTAGACGTCGTAGTTTGTCGTTTGAAGACATGTCTGCGAACATTAAGTTTGCTGGTCTAGATATCAACAG TGATGGATTGATTGAACAGTTTGAGTTCATTAAAGCCTTGGAACAGATGGACATAACTGACAACACAACGATGTTTCATCATTGGTCAATCATGGACGAAGATAAAGATGGAGCAATCACTCTGGAAGAATTTGACAAAGAAAATTAG
- the LOC139487157 gene encoding KRAB-A domain-containing protein 2-like: protein MASIVDQQDKFYQEVQQFAENNTSKHNHLYTRDKLNELISKVKNAKEASKKSDQDRHLLKKYDIIEVADIEKLIKKGGNDDTILYYLSIEDMYDIIKTAHVGVGHGGLHKTNKELKKHFANISREAIRIFTTNCEQCILKRKRSDISKLVVKPIISADFNCRGQVDLVDLQSVPDQEFKWIMHYQDHLTKFSVLRALKSKRAAEVAYQLLDIFLLFGAPHILQSDNGREFTAHIITELKSLWSELVIVHGRPRHPQSQGSVERANADIKEMLISWMNDNDTRQLSEGLRFVQFQKNRSYHRVIDQSPYHALFGSDPKIGLSSSSLPKELLPNLETEEDLEKVFKEVSEENSEIEIDGTDENTDAESVESERELNDSGSTSATIEVVSEEVETPIIRARKRALSGQQIQADVLTRNTKQKLSELSVGDNVIIPIPQYDRAPTDPRNIQGVVVEVGNFGYRVGTIAGNLSGVLSRNQLESISDSSLSVTQIPDLQLSLREAVKKISKTGGQGYLSCKCKGGCNNSKCKCKKQNVLCNSRCHGSLTCSNK, encoded by the exons ATGGCTAGTATTGTTgatcaacaggataaattttatCAAGAAGTTCAGCAATTTGCTGAGAATAATACATCTAAGCACAACCATCTTTATACTAGGGACAAATTGAATGAGTTAATTTCTAAAGTTAAAAATGCAAAAGAGGCATCGAAGAAAAGTGACCAAGACAGACATTTGCTAAAGAAATATGATATTATTGAAGTTGCAGATATTGAAAAGCTCATCAAAAAAGGAGGAAATg ATGACACCATACTTTACTACTTATCCATTGAGGATATGTATGATATCATAAAAACAGCACATGTTGGGGTCGGTCATGGAGGTCTCCATAAAACTAACAAAGAACTCAAAAAACATTTTGCTAACATTAGCCGGGAAGCAATACGCATATTTACAACCAACTGTGAACAATGTATCTTGAAAAGAAAGCGTTCTGACATATCAAAACTTGTTGTTAAACCTATAATTTCTGCTGACTTCAACTGTAGAGGGCAGGTTGACCTTGTAGACCTTCAATCTGTCCCCGACCAGGAATTTAAATGGATAATGCATTATCAAGATCATCTTACCAAATTTAGTGTGCTTAGAGCTCTGAAATCTAAGAGAGCTGCTGAAGTTGCGTATCAATTACTTGAcatttttcttctctttggtgCACCCCATATCCTCCAAAGCGATAATGGAAGAGAGTTCACTGCACATATAATTACTGAACTTAAATCGTTATGGTCAGAATTAGTAATAGTTCATGGACGACCAAGACATCCCCAAAGTCAAGGATCTGTAGAAAGAGCAAATGCAGACATTAAAGAAATGCTCATATCATGGATGAATGACAATGACACACGACAGTTGTCTGAAGGTTTGCGCTTCgtgcaatttcagaaaaatagaTCATATCACAGAGTAATTGATCAATCGCCTTATCATGCTCTGTTTGGTTCTGACCCAAAGATAGGTTTATCTTCATCTTCTTTGCCCAAGGAACTTTTGCCGAATCTTGAAACTGAGGAAGATCTGGAGAAAGTGTTTAAAGAGGTTTCAGAGGAGAACAGTGAAATTGAGATTGATGGAACGGATGAAAACACAGATGCTGAATCGGTAGAATCAGAAAGAGAACTAAACGATTCTGGATCAACAAGTGCAACTATTGAAGTAGTATCAGAGGAAGTCGAAACCCCAATCATTCGTGCTAGAAAACGTGCATTGTCTGGCCAACAAATCCAAGCAGATGTCCTTACAAGAAATACAAAACAGAAACTGAGTGAGTTATCTGTTGGAGACAATGTTATTATCCCAATACCACAATATGACCGAGCACCGACCGATCCAAGGAACATACAAGGTGTTGTTGTAGAAGTAGGAAATTTTGGATATCGTGTAGGGACAATAGCTGGTAATTTATCAGGAGTCTTAAGCAGAAACCAACTAGAATCAATTAGTGACTCTTCTTTGTCAGTTACACAAATTCCAGATTTACAACTTTCCCTTAGGGAAGCTgtgaaaaaaatttcaaaaactggTGGACAGGGTTATCTCTCTTGCAAATGTAAAGGCGGTTGTAACAATTCAAAGTGTAAATGTAAAAAGCaaaatgtattgtgtaattcGAGGTGTCATGGTTCGCTAACCTGCTCAAACAAATAA